CTTCGCGGCCAAGAGCCTCAAGAGCGACAAGGTGACGTCGCTGGGTGAGAACCTGCCCTTCGGCGTGGAAATCAAGAACGGCGTGGCGCAGCTCGAGCGCCCCCTGTCCTGGACGCGGCCCGAGGCGGCGATGAGCTTCAGCGGTGGCATCCGGCTGGATGGCACGCTGGACTTGACGGGCGGGGTGACGCTGACGCCGGCCACCATCAAGACGCTGACGCTCGGCAAGGTGACGCCGCCGGAGCCCATTCCCGTGGGCATGAAGCTGACCGGCAAGGCGTGGAAGCCCGAGGTGACGGGCATCGACGTCAAGCCGGCCGCGACGACGATTGCCAAGCTGGCGGGCTCAGCGCTGGTGGGCAACCTGGTTGGCGGCGAGCGCGGCAAGCAGGTGCAGGCCGTCATCGAGGGCGGTGAGGAGAAGGCCCGCGCCGAGGCCGAGGCCAAGCGCAAGGAGCTGGAGGCCAAGGCCGCCGAGGAGAAGGCGCGCCTGGAGGCCGAGGCGAAGCGGCGCGCCGAGGAAGAGGCCAAGAAGAAGCTGCGCGGCATCTTCGGAAGGTAGCGCGCGGGCTTCCACCGGAGCCGGAGCGTGCCCGAAGGACGGGGCCGCTCCGGCGCGTGCCGGGAGCTTGCTGTTCGGAAATGTCGGGACATTTGGCGGCGCAAAACCCCCGACATTTCCGAACAGGGACCTTCGCGTCCGCTCCCGGGCGGCCGCAGTCCCCGGTGCCTACCGGGCTACCGAGCCTCGCCCAGCCAGCGGCGGACCTCTTCCAGGTAGTCGCGCGGCAGGGCGTGACCGCTGTCGAAGGTCTTTCGCGTCTTGTGCTTGGAGGGCGCGGCCTCGAACAGCTGCTTGTTGTTCTCCTCGGTGGAGAACGGGTCCTGGTTCGCGGTCAGCAGCAGCCAGCGCTGCTGAATCCCACTCATCCGCGTCACAGGGGCGGCGTCACCCAGCACGGGGTCGACGTACGGTGGCACCATCGTCACCAGATGCGTGACGCGGGGCTCGCGCGAGGCCATCAGGAGGGCGACCTGGGCGCCCATGCTGTAGCCGGCGACGAGCACCCTCGGCGGCTTCTTGTTCGTGGCGAGCACCTTCGCGAGGAGCGTCCGGGCATCGCGCACGGTGTCGACAATCATCGCCTGATAGGGAGCGGAGTCCCCGGCACGCGAGCGCTTCAGGATGGCGCCGGGCTTCTCGTCGGGAGTCAGCCGCGCGCCGTGCCGCCTCGC
This DNA window, taken from Pyxidicoccus xibeiensis, encodes the following:
- a CDS encoding alpha/beta hydrolase is translated as MMNRSLLLGLMLLATSVAQAANPGVPLEVQAEDGTPIPVLVLEPEGGAANPPVALLLHGLTRNKEDWLADKEPTFGGALTEHLRTAGYRIYLMDARRHGARLTPDEKPGAILKRSRAGDSAPYQAMIVDTVRDARTLLAKVLATNKKPPRVLVAGYSMGAQVALLMASREPRVTHLVTMVPPYVDPVLGDAAPVTRMSGIQQRWLLLTANQDPFSTEENNKQLFEAAPSKHKTRKTFDSGHALPRDYLEEVRRWLGEAR